From Apilactobacillus bombintestini:
TTATAGGTATTGGTTTAATACCTTAGCTAATTGTTCTTTACTGTGGTATCCTACAATGCTGTCTTTAACTTCTCCATCTTTCTTAATTAATAAAGTTGGAATACTCATGATACCAAACTTTTGTGGAGTTTCAGGATTTTGGTCAACATCCATCTTGTTAAATGTAACCTTGTCACCCATTTCTTCTGATAATTGTTCTACAACAGGTGATTGCATACGGCATGGACCACACCATGTTGCCCAAAAGTCTGTTAAAGTAACGCCTTCGCTAGTGTCTTTTTCAAATGTGTTATCTGTAGTTTCTGAAACCATTTATACTACCTCCTAGTTATTGTGATTAAAATCATATTTATAATTCATGATAATTATGTTTTATACAAAATAATTGTACATTAACATGATATTTATCTCAATTATTAAGCTTATCTTTTATAAATATTCATTTAAAATAGTGTTTAATTGATTTTTTGTATGCATTCCCACGATAGTATCTACTACTTCACCATCTTTTTTAATTAATAAAGTTGGAATACTCATAATGCCAAATTTTTCAGCTGTTTTCTCATTTTTATCAATATCTATTTTATTAAAAGTAACTTTGTCCCCCATCTCTTCATCTAGATCTTCAATGATGGGAGCTTGCATTTTGCATGGTGCACACCATGTGGCATAAAAATCGGTTAATACTAATCCTTTTTCGGTATCTTTTTCAAATGTATTATCTGTAGTTTCTTTAATCATGAAAAATACCTCCTTGTTTTCTTATTAAAAGTAAGTGTAACATATAACAATCGTAATTCAAGAATTATATCTTACACAAACTAATTTTATTATGAAAAAAGATTTATATTAATAAAAAGACCTCTAAATAGCATTTAGAGGTCTTTTATTGTATATAATCTATCTCAATTTAACAACCGTAGAACCATCTCCACCAGCATTTGCTGGAGAATATCCAAAACTAGCCACTCTACGATCTTTATTTAATAACTTAGTAACTCCTTCACGCAAAGCACCTGTTCCCTTTCCGTGAATAATAGTTACTGAAGGATATCCCGCTAAAACAGCAGAATCTAAATATTGATCTACTTCATGCATAGCTTCTTCATAGCGATGTCCACGTAAATCTAATTTCGTTGATAATCCACTAGATGAAGTTCTTCTTACCTTAGTATTAAAGCGTTTTTCATCATTATCCACTTTAATTTTTTCTAAGTCACTTTCTGGTATCTTCATCTTCAAGATACCTAATTGAACTTCCCAGTTATTATTATCCAACTTTTTAACTAGCACACCTCGTTGTCCATAAGATTTAACTTTAACATCGTCACCCTTATGAAAATTATGTTGTGCTTTAGCTCGCTTGAGAACACGATTATGTGTAAGGTCCACATCATGTCGTAAGGCATTTAATTGTCCTTGGGCATCAATTAATTCATTTTCCTTAACTTCAACCTTACCAATAGCTTGTTGTTTCTTACGCAAATCTTTAATAATTGCATTTGCTTTTTTCTTAGCACTTTCTGCAATTTCATTGGCTTGTTCTTTAGCTGAAGTAACTAAACGATCTTTTTGTTTTTGATATTTACCAAATTCTTCGCTTAATTCAGAATGAATTTCTTGTGCAGCAGACAAGTTCTCTGCTAGAGAATCTGCTTCTTCACGAGCTCGTTTAGTTTGATCTGTTAATTCTACAATCATATTATTCAAATCTTGACTATCTTGATCAACTAATGATCTAGCTTCATCAATTATTGAACTATCCAAACCTAGTCTAGATGCAATATTTAATCCATTACTTTGACCAGGAACACCCATTAATAAATGATAAGTGGGTTGTAAAGTTTCTGAATCAAATTCCATAGATGCATTAACCGTTTTTTCGCGATTATAGGCATAGACTTTAAGTTCTGGGTAATGAGTAGTTGCTACGACTTCTGAGTCCACAGCGCCTATTTTATCCAGAATAGACATAGCTAATGCAGCACCTTCTTTAGGATCAGTACCTGCACCCAATTCATCAAGTAAAATCAAACTCTTCTTAGTTATAGAATTTAAAATATCAACAATATTATCCATATGAGAAGAAAATGTACTTAAATTCTGTTCAATTGATTGTTCATCACCAATATCAGCGTATACATTATCAAATACACCAATAGTTGAACCTTCATTAGCAGTCACAAATAAACCAGATTGTCCCATTAATTGTAATAATCCTATTGTTTTAATAGTAATAGTCTTACCACCAGTATTAGGACCAGTAATGATAACTGCTTTATTATCTTCACCAATGTATAAATCGTTAGCAACGACTTTATCCATACTAATTAATGGATGTCTTGCTTTTTTTAAATATACTTTATTTTCCACGGAAATAGCTGGCCTAGTAGCTTCAACTGCTCTTGCGTACTTCGCCTTAGCATTGATCAAATCCAAGTGACCTAGCAACTTAGCGTTATTAATTATTTCCGTTTGATAAGGACGAATTAAATCAGATAATTCGGCTAGAATTCTTCTTTCTTCATGACGTTCTTCAATTTGTTTTTCTCTTAACTCTGTATTCAATCCAACTGTGGAAGCTGGTTCAATATACAATGTTTGCCCTGATGAACTTCTATCATGAACAATACCACCAAATTTGTTTTTCTTTTCTGCCTTAACTGGTAATACCATTCTATCTTCACGAATGGTAACAATTGGATCAGTTAAATCACTGCTATACTTTTGAGTGTATTTGTTCATAATAGAACGAATTTCTGATTTAACTACTTCCATTCTGCGACGAATACTATTTAATTCTTTTGATGCAGTGTTTAAAATACGACCATCGTCATCAATAGAATCAGATAAACGACGAGAAATTGTAGGAACTGTTTGAAATTCATTAATAATTTTGTAAATACGTTTTAACAGAACTTTGTCATCTTTTAATCCATTAAAAAATCTAACTAAGTAAGTAGTAGCTTTTAATATTTTATTTATTTTAGATAATTCAGTACCATTTAAAGACGCATTAATGCTCAAACGTTTCATATATGGTGTTACATCTTCTAATTTTTGGATACTAATTTCTTTATCCAATCTTAGAATATGTGCCCCATCATCTGTTTCGTCTAACCACATTTCAATAGTTCTAGGATTATCCACAGGTTTTAATTCTTCTAATTCTTTTTTTCCATTTTGGGTTGATAAATAACCTGAAATAGCTTGTTTTATTTTTTCGTATTCTAATGTTGATAAAACCTTTTCATTCATTAATTAATCACCCTATCTTAACCATTTTTTAAATAATTGATGTGAAATTAATGGTGTTTTATGAACGATAAATTCAGAAACATTAGATTGATTATATTGTTCCTTAATTTGATTGTTGGGTAATACCGCAATAACGTTCAAAATAAATAATACAGATAAATATGCAATAAGGAAGCCAATAACTGCTCCTCCAAAAGCATTAACTTCATGTACCAAAGGTATATAAGTAATCTTATCTACTAATGAAATAATAATTCTAGCTAGTACTCCGGCTAGCAAAAATAAGATAAAGAAACTAATACTATTACATAACAACGGATTATTTACCAAATTTGAATTAGCAAAAATAGCTTGCCCGAAATCTCTTGCATAAAAAAGAGCAATTAACAAACTAAACATAAATCCAACTACTCGTAAAATTTCATGCGCTAATCCAAGACGATATCCATCATAAATACCATACAAAAGCAATAAAATAATAACAATATTAAAAATCATTAGTCTCTATTTTCCCTCTCATTATTTTTGGCATTACCATTTGTTTCATTTAACTTTTCTTGCATTTTTAATTGTTCAGAAAAAGCATTAAAAGCTAATAGAATTGCAGCATCTTCATTTTCAATGTCTGGTGAAATTTCTTTTAATTGACTCAATCTTTCATTCATCAATTTAGTCACTGTCTTCATATGTTCAGCAGAACTTTTACCTACAAATGTGTAAGTTTTATTTCCAATACTTGCTTTAAAGCGTTGATTAGTGTCGTTCATTTTTAATAAACCTCCAATGATTTCATCACTATTTTAGCATGAATATAATAATTAAAACAGTAAGGACCACAAAAAAGGACGCCCTTTGAGGCATCCTTTTTTTGTTGTTCTTAGTCCTTTTCATCAGTTGAATCATCAGTATCCACTAATGTGTTTAGTACTGATTCAACCATATCCCATTCTTCATCGGTTTCAATACTTTGTAAATCTCCACCTTGAGGATCAGTTGGATCATCACCTTCTGGTAATGCAAAAGCTTGTATATCAACTTCTTCATCATCATTGCTTCCAGTTGGGTATACCAGAATATATGATTTATGAAAATCTTCAGAATCAAAAGTAAATAAGATATCATATAATTCTTCGTTTCCATTCTCATCTACTAAGGTGATTCGTTGTGGTTCTTCTTCGTTATTCACTTGCGTACCTCTTTTCTAAAGTGTTTGCTGTGTTAATTTTCCTTTTCTATCTAGATATGATTGTAAAATCAACTCAGAAGCTATCTTATCAATAACTTTTTTTCTCTTTTGTCTGGAAGTATCAGCTTTTTCTATTAACATTCTTTCCGCTTCAACCGTAGTTAAGCGTTCATCTTCAAAATCTACTGGTAATCCAAATTTTTCTTTTAAAAGATCTCCGTAGTGCTTAGAAGCATCCACTCTTGGGCCAGAAGTATTATTCATATTCTTAGGTAAACCTAATACAAATCCAGTGACTCCGTATTTTTCAACTAATTCAGAAACGCGATCTAGACCAAATTGTTCTTCTTCTTCATTTATTGGAATAATTTCCACACCTTGTGCAGTCCAACCCAATAAATCACTGACTGAAATTCCAACTGTTCTAGAACCAACGTCCATTCCCATTAATCTCATATATTACTTTTCCTCATCATTGTTATTTTTATCCAAGTAAAAGCGAACTAATTCTTCAATAATTTCGTCTCTTTCATGACGACGTATTAAATTTCTAGCATCATTAAATCGAGGAATATATGCTGGATCACCTGATATTAAGTACCCTACTATTTGATTATATGGATCATAACCCTTTTCCTCTAATGATTTAAACACTGTTAATAGTGTATCATGTACATTTTTGGGAGTATTACTATTTAAATCAAAATACATTGTTTTGTCTGAAGTACTCATTTACAACACCTCTAAATATATGACGTAGGTTTATTATAAAGCTACTTGAATAAAATTAAAACTTATTTTAATTGTTTTCTAACCAGTCAGCAGCAGCTTTCATTGCTGAAGGTAAACCAGCTGGGTTTGCACCACCAGCTTGGGCCATGTTTGGACGGCCACCACCGCCACCGTTAATTTCCTTAGCGATTGACTTAATAATGTCACCGGCTTTTACACCAGCTTTTACTTTATCATCACTAACAGCAACAATTAGGTTAGCTTTACCACTGTTTTCTGTTCCTAATACCAAGACATCTGATAAGTTCTTAGTTCTCCAAGTATCAGCAAGTTGTCTTAATTGATCCATACCAGAAACATTTAAGACACCGGTAATTAGTTTAGTACCATTTACTTCTTTTACGTCATCAAATACTGAATCAGCTTGTTGGCTAGCAATCTTGGATTCTAGTTTTTCTTGCTTTTGTTGTAATTTCTTAATTTGATCTTGTAATTGAGCAACTTTACCAGGAACTTCTTCAATTTGGGAAGTCTTAACTTGTCCAGCAATCTTGTTCAATAAAGCTTCCTTATGGTCTAAGTATTCAAAAGCAGCTTTAGAAGTTACGGCTTCAATTCTTCTAACACCTGCACCTACACCTGATTCAGAAACTATCTTGAATAAGCCAAGGCTGCTAGTATTCTTAACGTGGTTACCACCACAGAATTCAACTGAATAATCACCAGCGCTAACAACACGAACTTTATCACCATACTTGTTATCAAATAAGGCAATAGCACCCATCTTCTTACCAGTTTCTTGGTCAGTTTCTACTGTAGTAACTGGTTCAGCTTTAAAGATTTGTTCATTAACTAAATCTTCAACCTTTTGTAAGTCTTCATCAGTAACTGAACCAAAGTGTGTGAAGTCAAATCTTAGATAGTTTGGTTCAACTAATGATCCAGCTTGTTGAGTATGATCACCCAATACGTTACGTAATGATTGATCAAGCAAATGAGTAGCAGTATGGTTGTTTTCAACTAATCTATGGAATTGTTCATCCACTTTTAGATAATACTTATTACCCTTTTGTAATGGCTTAACAACATCAATTGTGTGTAAGTTTTGACCATTAGGAGCATGTTGAACATCAGTAACTTTAGCAACTACTTCACCATTTTCATCTTCAATGACACCTTTATCGGCAACTTGTCCACCCATTTCTGCGTAGAATGGAGTTTCATCAAAAATAACTTCGGCAACGCCATCGTTTACTGAATCTACTAATTTTTCATCAACAATAATATCTAGAAGTTCAGCATCTTTAACTTCTAATTGAGTGTATCCAACATACTTACTTGGAGTTTTAATTTCGATTAATAAATCTCTTTGTACACCCATAGATTTATCATCACCACGTGCGTTTCTTGCACGGTCTTTTTGTTTCTTCATTTCAGACTTGAAACCATCTTCATCTACTGAGTAACCAGCATCTTCTAGGTATTCTTTAGTCATTTCAAATGGGAAACCATAAGTATCATATAGCTTAAATGCATCCTTACCATCAACAGTGTCTTTATTGGATTCTTTTAAGTTGTCAATTAATTCATTTAATAATTGTAATCCATCAGATAAAGTTTCATTGAAACGTTTTTCTTCAGAATGAATAACTTTAGCTAAGTAATCCTTTTGTTCCAATACTTCTGGGTAGTATGATTTCATGATTTCACCCACTACAGGAACTAATTTATACAAGAAGTTACCCTTAATTCCAAGACGGTGTGCAGAAACAATAGCTCTTCTGATTAATCTTCTGATTACGTAACCTCTACCAACATTGGATGGTAATGCTCCATCACCAATTGCAAAGGTAATAGCTCTAGCATGGTCAGCAATAATCTTGAAATCAACGTCATCTTGTTTGTTAACACCATATTTCTTACCATTACTGAATTCTTCAGCTTTTCTAATGATTGGCATGAATAAGTCTGTTTCAAA
This genomic window contains:
- the alaS gene encoding alanine--tRNA ligase yields the protein MKKLDSSQIRAMYLEFFKEHGHTVEPSASLVPKDDPSLLWINSGVATMKKYFDGSVVPKNHRLTSSQKSIRTNDIENVGKTARHHTLFEMLGNFSVGDYFKEEAIKWAFELLTSPKWFGWDKDKLYMTVYPKDTDAKKFWQEAGVEPDHLVDMDDNFWDIGQGPSGPDTEIFYDRGEKYDNLAPDDPENYPGGENERYLEVWNIVFSQFNHKPDDTYEPLPRKNIDTGMGLERVTSIFEDAPTNFETDLFMPIIRKAEEFSNGKKYGVNKQDDVDFKIIADHARAITFAIGDGALPSNVGRGYVIRRLIRRAIVSAHRLGIKGNFLYKLVPVVGEIMKSYYPEVLEQKDYLAKVIHSEEKRFNETLSDGLQLLNELIDNLKESNKDTVDGKDAFKLYDTYGFPFEMTKEYLEDAGYSVDEDGFKSEMKKQKDRARNARGDDKSMGVQRDLLIEIKTPSKYVGYTQLEVKDAELLDIIVDEKLVDSVNDGVAEVIFDETPFYAEMGGQVADKGVIEDENGEVVAKVTDVQHAPNGQNLHTIDVVKPLQKGNKYYLKVDEQFHRLVENNHTATHLLDQSLRNVLGDHTQQAGSLVEPNYLRFDFTHFGSVTDEDLQKVEDLVNEQIFKAEPVTTVETDQETGKKMGAIALFDNKYGDKVRVVSAGDYSVEFCGGNHVKNTSSLGLFKIVSESGVGAGVRRIEAVTSKAAFEYLDHKEALLNKIAGQVKTSQIEEVPGKVAQLQDQIKKLQQKQEKLESKIASQQADSVFDDVKEVNGTKLITGVLNVSGMDQLRQLADTWRTKNLSDVLVLGTENSGKANLIVAVSDDKVKAGVKAGDIIKSIAKEINGGGGGRPNMAQAGGANPAGLPSAMKAAADWLENN
- a CDS encoding cell division protein ZapA is translated as MNDTNQRFKASIGNKTYTFVGKSSAEHMKTVTKLMNERLSQLKEISPDIENEDAAILLAFNAFSEQLKMQEKLNETNGNAKNNERENRD
- a CDS encoding endonuclease MutS2, yielding MNEKVLSTLEYEKIKQAISGYLSTQNGKKELEELKPVDNPRTIEMWLDETDDGAHILRLDKEISIQKLEDVTPYMKRLSINASLNGTELSKINKILKATTYLVRFFNGLKDDKVLLKRIYKIINEFQTVPTISRRLSDSIDDDGRILNTASKELNSIRRRMEVVKSEIRSIMNKYTQKYSSDLTDPIVTIREDRMVLPVKAEKKNKFGGIVHDRSSSGQTLYIEPASTVGLNTELREKQIEERHEERRILAELSDLIRPYQTEIINNAKLLGHLDLINAKAKYARAVEATRPAISVENKVYLKKARHPLISMDKVVANDLYIGEDNKAVIITGPNTGGKTITIKTIGLLQLMGQSGLFVTANEGSTIGVFDNVYADIGDEQSIEQNLSTFSSHMDNIVDILNSITKKSLILLDELGAGTDPKEGAALAMSILDKIGAVDSEVVATTHYPELKVYAYNREKTVNASMEFDSETLQPTYHLLMGVPGQSNGLNIASRLGLDSSIIDEARSLVDQDSQDLNNMIVELTDQTKRAREEADSLAENLSAAQEIHSELSEEFGKYQKQKDRLVTSAKEQANEIAESAKKKANAIIKDLRKKQQAIGKVEVKENELIDAQGQLNALRHDVDLTHNRVLKRAKAQHNFHKGDDVKVKSYGQRGVLVKKLDNNNWEVQLGILKMKIPESDLEKIKVDNDEKRFNTKVRRTSSSGLSTKLDLRGHRYEEAMHEVDQYLDSAVLAGYPSVTIIHGKGTGALREGVTKLLNKDRRVASFGYSPANAGGDGSTVVKLR
- a CDS encoding DUF1292 domain-containing protein, with amino-acid sequence MNNEEEPQRITLVDENGNEELYDILFTFDSEDFHKSYILVYPTGSNDDEEVDIQAFALPEGDDPTDPQGGDLQSIETDEEWDMVESVLNTLVDTDDSTDEKD
- a CDS encoding IreB family regulatory phosphoprotein, which encodes MSTSDKTMYFDLNSNTPKNVHDTLLTVFKSLEEKGYDPYNQIVGYLISGDPAYIPRFNDARNLIRRHERDEIIEELVRFYLDKNNNDEEK
- the ruvX gene encoding Holliday junction resolvase RuvX; the protein is MRLMGMDVGSRTVGISVSDLLGWTAQGVEIIPINEEEEQFGLDRVSELVEKYGVTGFVLGLPKNMNNTSGPRVDASKHYGDLLKEKFGLPVDFEDERLTTVEAERMLIEKADTSRQKRKKVIDKIASELILQSYLDRKGKLTQQTL
- a CDS encoding CvpA family protein, which codes for MIFNIVIILLLLYGIYDGYRLGLAHEILRVVGFMFSLLIALFYARDFGQAIFANSNLVNNPLLCNSISFFILFLLAGVLARIIISLVDKITYIPLVHEVNAFGGAVIGFLIAYLSVLFILNVIAVLPNNQIKEQYNQSNVSEFIVHKTPLISHQLFKKWLR
- the trxA gene encoding thioredoxin, with translation MIKETTDNTFEKDTEKGLVLTDFYATWCAPCKMQAPIIEDLDEEMGDKVTFNKIDIDKNEKTAEKFGIMSIPTLLIKKDGEVVDTIVGMHTKNQLNTILNEYL
- the trxA gene encoding thioredoxin; the encoded protein is MVSETTDNTFEKDTSEGVTLTDFWATWCGPCRMQSPVVEQLSEEMGDKVTFNKMDVDQNPETPQKFGIMSIPTLLIKKDGEVKDSIVGYHSKEQLAKVLNQYL